The following are from one region of the Coffea eugenioides isolate CCC68of chromosome 2, Ceug_1.0, whole genome shotgun sequence genome:
- the LOC113762219 gene encoding adrenodoxin-like protein 2, mitochondrial → MFTLKLSKLGAHAIKNCLKAQLASTARTLRVPLCQNENLLPLIHQRYSTAAPDKAFQKQNEEKEKISVTFVDKDGEEKHIRVPVGMSMLEAAHENDIELEGACEGSLACSTCHVIVMDPNHYNKLEDPTDEENDMLDLAFGLTETSRLGCQIIAHPDIDGIRLALPAATRNFAVDGYKPKPH, encoded by the exons ATGTTTACCTTAAAACTTTCTAAGCTTGGAGCGCATGCCATCAAGAATTGTCTTAAAG CTCAATTGGCTTCTACAGCAAGGACGTTGCGTGTCCCTTTGtgtcaaaatgaaaatttgctgCCTTTG ATACATCAAAGGTATTCTACTGCAGCACCTGATAAGGCTTTCcagaaacaaaatgaagaaaaagaaaa AATATCTGTGACATTTGTAGACAAGGATGGAGAAGAGAAGCATATTAGGGTTCCTGTAGGAATGTCAATGTTAGAGGCTGCACATGAAAATGACATAGAGCTCGAAG GAGCATGTGAAGGATCCCTTGCATGTTCCACTTGCCATGTGATTGTGATG GATCCAAATCATTACAATAAACTGGAAGATCCAACTGACGAGGAGAATGATATGTTAGATCTTGCTTTTGGCCTCACTGAGAC ATCACGACTGGGCTGCCAAATAATTGCACATCCAGATATTGATGGAATTCGATTGGCACTTCCTGCTGCCACGCGAAATTTTGCTGTTGATGGATACAAGCCAAAACCGCATTAG
- the LOC113761892 gene encoding LOW QUALITY PROTEIN: cyclic phosphodiesterase-like (The sequence of the model RefSeq protein was modified relative to this genomic sequence to represent the inferred CDS: inserted 1 base in 1 codon), protein MEGGSENQQEKHAYSVWGLPPEDLRPRLKKLMERLRSEFNGPEFEPHVTVVGAISLTENEAREKFNKACQGLKAYKAKVEKVATGTFFYQCVFLLLEPSPEVVEASNHCCGHFGYLRSTPYMPHLSLLYAATSEEEKKAAQERACALDETIGDLEFEXSRLALYKTDTEDKSLKSWEKVAEYHLISN, encoded by the exons ATGGAAGGCGGCAGTGAAAATCAGCAAGAGAAGCATGCTTATTCAGTGTGGGGACTTCCACCAGAAGATTTGAGGCCTAGATTGAAGAAGTTGATGGAGAGACTGAGATCAGAATTTAATGGGCCGGAATTTGAGCCTCACGTGACTGTTGTTGGAGCTATAAGCTTGACAGAGAATGAAGCTCGTGAAAAGTTCAACAAGGCTTGTCAGGGGTTGAAGGCTTACAAGGCTAAAGTTGAGAAAGTTGCCACTGGGACTTTCTTTTATCAGtgtgtttttcttttacttgaacCATCTCCTGAG GTTGTGGAAGCTAGTAATCATTGCTGTGGTCATTTTGGATACCTGCGCTCAACAC CTTACATGCCACATTTAAGCCTCCTGTATGCGGCCACATCAGAAGAGGAGAAGAAGGCCGCTCAAGAGAGAGCCTGTGCCCTTGATGAAACCATTGGCGACTTAGAATTTG ATTCTCGCCTTGCATTGTACAAAACAGACACCGAAGACAAAAGCCTGAAGTCATGGGAAAAAGTTGCTGAGTACCACCTCATTTCTAACTAG